ACCTGGCGCCGGGGGATCTTCTGTTGACCGGCACCTCCGCCATCCGGCGCGAATTGCTGGCCCCCCGTCTTTCCCTGATCCTGGAGCCCTCGGGCGAAGGGCTTATCGTCAAGGAGATCCGCATGACCGACACGGACCCAGAAACCGCCCCGGACCTCTCGGCCACTGCCCCGGATGACAGCCTTCCCGAAACCGCGGCCATACCCCCGGCCGACGACACACCGCTGACCCGGCTGGATGATCTGCCGGTGCAGGTCAGCGTGGTGCTGGACGACCGCCAGATGAGCCTGGCGGAGCTACAGGCGCTGACCCCCGGCGCGCTGGTACCGCTGGGCGACAGCACCGCCGAACCGGGCAAGCCTGTGCGCCTGCTGGCAAACGGCCGCACCATTGGCGCGGGCAACCTTGTGGAGATCGACGGCACGCTGGCCGTGCGTATCGCCGATATCGTGACAGGTTGAACGGAGGCACGCCGCGGTGATTGATCCGCTTAACCTTATCCTGGGGCTGGTGGTGGCGGGCTTGATCCCGTTCATCGCCGTTGTCGCAACGTCTTTCATCAAGCTGTCGGTGGTATTGCTGTTGGTGCGCAACGCCCTGGGCGTGCAGCAAATTCCGCCCAACATCGTGCTGAACGCGCTGGCCATCATCATATCCGGCTACATCATGGCCCCGGTGCTGGTGGAAACTTTCGACATCCTGTCCTCCGGCGAATACAGGTTTGATTCCGTCGGCGCCGTGACAGAGACCTTCAATGCCGCCAAGACACCGTTGATCAACTGGCTGATCAAACATGCGGACCTGCGCGAAATCACCTTCTTCGTGGAGGCGGCGCAGGAGATCTGGCCGCCCCGTCTGGCCGCCGCCGCGAACGAGGAAAACCTGGCGATCATCCTGCCCGCCTTCACCGTGTCCCAATTGCGAGAGGCGTTCGAGATCGGCTTCCTGCTCTACCTGCCGTTCATCGCCATCGATCTGATCGTGTCCAACATCCTGTTGGCCATGGGGATGATGATGGTGTCGCCGCTGACCATCTCGTTGCCGTTCAAATTGTTCCTGTTCGTCATGGTGGACGGCTGGTCCCGGTTGATTCTGGGCCTGATCACCACCTACAGCGGCTGAGGAGGCGCGCCCATGTCACCCGAAGACGCGATGTTCCAGATCACCGAGGCGATGATGCTGGTGATGATCCTGTCACTGCCGCCGATCATCGTCGCCTCGGTCGTGGGGATCGTGGTCAGCCTGTTGCAGGCCCTGACCCAGGTGCAGGAGCAGACGCTGTCCTTTGCGGTCAAGCTGATCGCGGTCGCGGTAACGATCGCCGCGATGGCGGGGATCCTTGGCTCCGAAATGCTGAATTTCACGATGAAACTGTTCGATACCTTCCCCTCCATCGTGAACTGAAGGGGGCGTGATCCCCAGGCCTGTGCGGGACCGGACGGGCGTCAGCAGGCTGTCGATGTTTACTCGCGCCGGGGTCGGTTGCGGTGCGGGTGTTGCGCTACCCCTTGGGAACCGTGGCACAGCCCGACGGGACATCCATCCAGACGAAATGGGCCGGCTTGACC
This genomic window from Pseudooceanicola aestuarii contains:
- the sctR gene encoding type III secretion system export apparatus subunit SctR, whose amino-acid sequence is MIDPLNLILGLVVAGLIPFIAVVATSFIKLSVVLLLVRNALGVQQIPPNIVLNALAIIISGYIMAPVLVETFDILSSGEYRFDSVGAVTETFNAAKTPLINWLIKHADLREITFFVEAAQEIWPPRLAAAANEENLAIILPAFTVSQLREAFEIGFLLYLPFIAIDLIVSNILLAMGMMMVSPLTISLPFKLFLFVMVDGWSRLILGLITTYSG
- the sctS gene encoding type III secretion system export apparatus subunit SctS is translated as MSPEDAMFQITEAMMLVMILSLPPIIVASVVGIVVSLLQALTQVQEQTLSFAVKLIAVAVTIAAMAGILGSEMLNFTMKLFDTFPSIVN